The Bacillus marinisedimentorum genome has a segment encoding these proteins:
- a CDS encoding ABC transporter ATP-binding protein: MSLLKAERLVKSFNGQKVLDDLELTIEEGSCTALLGPNGAGKTTTLNILTGLLEKDGGRITFKGQEGGDFRSAVGYLPQYPAFYPWMTGKEFLQYAAELCGIPKREAQEKSSYYLEMFGLADAGAKKTASYSGGMKQRLGLAQAIIHDPKLLIMDEPVSSLDPIGRYEVLDLIRKLKKKTTILFSTHILHDAEEVSDDVYIIAGGKNVLSGPLHELRRSQREPVIVIESADDLNELVASWEKRNWAGETNYHEGKARLVVSDVSAAQKEILEDIAATGKSLQKFEAGQTTLEDVFLKMVTGK; encoded by the coding sequence ATGTCACTCTTGAAAGCCGAAAGACTTGTAAAATCTTTCAATGGACAAAAGGTGCTCGATGATTTGGAGCTGACAATTGAAGAGGGGAGCTGTACGGCCCTGCTGGGCCCAAATGGCGCTGGCAAAACAACAACATTAAACATTTTGACAGGCCTTCTTGAAAAAGACGGCGGCCGGATCACATTCAAAGGACAAGAAGGAGGGGACTTCCGATCTGCCGTAGGTTATCTGCCTCAGTATCCCGCTTTTTACCCGTGGATGACCGGCAAAGAGTTTCTTCAATATGCGGCAGAATTATGCGGCATCCCGAAGCGGGAAGCACAGGAAAAGAGTTCCTATTATCTGGAAATGTTCGGGCTTGCGGATGCAGGGGCTAAAAAAACCGCATCTTATTCGGGCGGGATGAAACAGCGCCTCGGCCTGGCTCAGGCTATTATCCATGATCCTAAATTGCTGATCATGGATGAACCGGTATCATCACTTGATCCGATCGGCCGTTATGAAGTGCTGGATCTCATCCGGAAGCTAAAGAAGAAAACAACGATTTTATTTTCAACCCATATCCTTCATGATGCTGAAGAAGTATCCGACGATGTCTATATCATTGCCGGTGGGAAAAATGTCCTTTCAGGCCCGCTTCATGAATTGAGGCGCTCCCAGCGGGAACCTGTCATTGTAATAGAGTCAGCAGATGACCTGAACGAACTGGTAGCCTCATGGGAAAAGCGGAACTGGGCAGGGGAAACAAATTATCACGAAGGCAAAGCGAGGCTTGTCGTCAGCGATGTATCTGCTGCTCAAAAAGAAATTCTTGAAGACATTGCTGCGACAGGGAAAAGTCTGCAAAAATTCGAAGCAGGGCAGACAACCCTTGAAGATGTCTTCTTAAAGATGGTGACAGGAAAATGA
- a CDS encoding PLDc N-terminal domain-containing protein encodes MDINWGLIAPLLVIQLLLMVLALVDLAKAEQTNGSKIIWVFVIIFINLIGPVIYFLFGRRKA; translated from the coding sequence ATGGATATCAATTGGGGATTAATCGCACCGCTGCTCGTCATACAACTGCTGCTCATGGTACTGGCGCTTGTCGACCTGGCGAAAGCCGAACAGACGAATGGCTCGAAAATTATTTGGGTGTTTGTCATCATATTCATTAACTTGATTGGGCCGGTCATCTATTTCCTGTTTGGAAGGCGGAAAGCGTAA
- a CDS encoding SCO family protein yields MNQRTRTFAALAAALFLLALTACGGSNFDGDFSYEVQDFSYVNQNSEKVSLDDLKGKPWLADFVFTNCNTVCPPMTANMSRIQEKLKKENIDMQIVSFSVDPEVDTPETLKAFGDKFDADYDSWHFLTGYDQEEIVTLARKSFKTLVQNDPSSDQVIHGTSFYLVDQEGNAVKSYDGLDVPYEEIIDDAKAITK; encoded by the coding sequence ATGAATCAGCGCACACGCACTTTTGCAGCATTGGCAGCAGCACTTTTCCTCCTTGCTCTGACAGCCTGCGGCGGCAGCAATTTTGACGGTGATTTCAGCTATGAAGTACAGGACTTCTCGTATGTGAACCAGAATAGCGAAAAAGTGTCACTTGACGATCTCAAAGGAAAACCATGGCTGGCCGATTTTGTTTTCACAAACTGCAACACCGTATGTCCGCCCATGACAGCGAACATGTCGCGCATACAGGAAAAACTGAAGAAAGAAAACATCGATATGCAAATTGTTTCCTTCAGTGTTGACCCTGAGGTTGATACACCTGAAACATTAAAGGCGTTCGGTGACAAATTTGATGCCGATTACGACAGCTGGCATTTCCTTACCGGCTATGACCAGGAAGAAATTGTCACACTTGCCCGCAAATCATTCAAAACCCTGGTTCAAAATGACCCAAGTTCTGACCAGGTTATTCACGGCACCTCTTTTTACCTTGTTGACCAGGAAGGAAACGCTGTAAAAAGCTATGATGGGCTGGATGTTCCATATGAAGAAATCATCGATGATGCAAAAGCCATCACAAAATAA
- a CDS encoding YkyB family protein: MQSHQSGRSKKQQNELPPANPDNLAKAVYTVNRHAKTAPNPKFLYSLKKKSLQKLLKEGKARKIGLHFSPNPKYSQQQSDLLVSVGEYYFHMPPVKEDFQTLEHLGKTSQSYRNPKAQMPLNQAKKLLERYTGYKEKDETHPPKQKKYEKPVFKRLGESYR, translated from the coding sequence ATGCAATCACACCAATCAGGCCGCAGCAAAAAACAGCAGAATGAGCTGCCCCCCGCTAATCCTGATAACCTTGCAAAAGCTGTGTACACCGTTAACCGCCACGCCAAGACAGCGCCCAACCCCAAATTTCTTTACTCGTTAAAAAAGAAATCGCTTCAAAAGCTGCTGAAAGAAGGAAAAGCCAGGAAGATCGGCCTGCACTTTTCCCCGAATCCGAAATACAGCCAGCAGCAATCAGACCTCCTCGTGTCTGTAGGAGAGTATTACTTTCATATGCCACCTGTAAAGGAAGACTTCCAAACACTTGAACACCTGGGCAAGACAAGCCAGTCATACCGTAATCCAAAAGCTCAAATGCCGCTGAACCAGGCAAAAAAACTGCTGGAACGGTATACAGGTTACAAAGAAAAGGATGAAACTCATCCGCCCAAACAAAAAAAGTATGAAAAACCCGTCTTTAAACGGCTCGGTGAGTCTTACCGCTGA
- a CDS encoding ABC transporter permease, translating into MRAVLWARLMNFKHNPKTFLLMLILPVAFTAAFGFANTEYRVTVPIVDEDETELSRKLISALSESDVFTFETMEKQTAEDEVTAGNAEAAFIIPNGFQEDIRSGSKASIRVLKVKESQVFYSAQNEVLQEARELADEQYTVSLITAGLAEGTGAAEATVRQAALAAYSYEKRSTPAFAVHTGTVEEEGGFLYDQQLQSSLGFTLFFVMFTVIFSVGELVEDREKGIFSRLVVSPVTRWEIYAGNFFYSFLIGTFQVILLAALWKYVFRFDWGDSWGLIFAVMLPFVFAITALGLLLSAFVKNMKQLSSIVPLIAVSSAMLGGAYWPIEIVTSDILIWISKLIPLSYAVEGMKAVALYHEGLQGVVQPALIMAGMGAAMAGAGIFILEKR; encoded by the coding sequence GCTGCTTTCGGTTTTGCCAATACGGAATACAGAGTGACTGTGCCGATTGTGGATGAAGATGAAACAGAGCTTTCCAGGAAACTGATATCAGCACTCAGCGAATCGGATGTCTTTACATTTGAAACTATGGAGAAGCAAACAGCAGAGGATGAAGTAACGGCGGGAAATGCAGAAGCTGCATTTATCATCCCGAACGGGTTTCAAGAGGATATACGTTCGGGCAGCAAGGCAAGTATCCGTGTATTGAAGGTGAAAGAAAGCCAGGTTTTTTATTCAGCTCAAAACGAAGTCTTGCAGGAAGCTCGCGAATTGGCTGATGAGCAATATACAGTGTCTCTCATTACAGCCGGGCTTGCTGAAGGCACAGGAGCGGCGGAGGCGACTGTCAGGCAGGCTGCATTAGCGGCATACTCTTATGAAAAACGCAGTACGCCGGCTTTTGCAGTCCATACCGGAACCGTTGAGGAAGAAGGCGGGTTCCTTTATGATCAGCAGCTCCAATCCTCACTCGGCTTCACGCTTTTCTTCGTCATGTTCACCGTTATTTTTTCAGTCGGGGAGCTGGTCGAAGACAGGGAAAAGGGGATTTTCAGCCGGCTTGTCGTCTCACCGGTTACCAGGTGGGAAATATATGCCGGAAATTTCTTTTACAGTTTTTTGATCGGTACCTTTCAGGTGATCCTGCTCGCTGCCTTGTGGAAATATGTGTTCCGATTCGACTGGGGGGACAGCTGGGGATTGATTTTTGCGGTGATGCTTCCGTTCGTGTTCGCTATTACTGCACTCGGTCTTCTGCTTTCCGCGTTTGTGAAAAATATGAAGCAGCTGAGCAGCATCGTTCCTTTGATTGCGGTATCGAGCGCTATGCTGGGGGGCGCTTACTGGCCGATTGAAATCGTGACATCAGATATTTTAATCTGGATCTCTAAGCTGATTCCGCTCTCTTATGCGGTGGAAGGCATGAAAGCGGTAGCCCTTTATCATGAAGGCCTGCAAGGAGTCGTACAGCCAGCACTCATCATGGCCGGCATGGGGGCCGCTATGGCCGGAGCGGGTATTTTCATACTCGAAAAACGATGA